A DNA window from Pseudarthrobacter sp. W1I19 contains the following coding sequences:
- the pglW gene encoding BREX system serine/threonine kinase PglW — MKADSPHWKVMGPPATPEEAAALEAFRKVLPDDGRTTAWVNLTFIDTNSRTAEIDVLLLTPVGLFCVELKGWHGTITGNSQRWYQPGKTHPNPFLVTDRKGKRLASLLKSYAPSHVERSVPWITALIVLHGEGSTFAVDASGRAGVIKLDGYNVASRPPLQRLSEFLATPPENPRDLIDPQRAHMVRQLCDRADFRPTPKTRMVGDYAVADSDPVAEGVDWQDVVVTHPNLSKIKQRLRLYDVPPKASALERKRIEQLAQREYQLTFGIRHEGIAVPHQYLTTDDGPALVFEYQDNERPLDAYLVDEGAVLTLDDRVAMTEQLGNILRFAHNRHLFHRALSPQRVWVRPSPDGPRLEVRDWYSAQKNSETATSTNWTVISRGVTDLLGVAGAVDLVWLAPEARLSVTDVPGTPLDVFGFGALAFLILTGKAPGTTIVEVQEIQQQAGRFDPRAVTAGLPDTLAEVVAELTSVDETVRPSSLEDALELIRMAWDEARRPDTQAPPVEVKDPLDAQTADMIEGRFLVVNRRGEGSSGIALAVLDDNSGDDKEVILKIARDDAAGRRLDVEAAVLKDLEHPRVVRLTETLFLGGRRVLLMSDAGKETLATRLAKEGQSTLEQLQRWGTDLLEAMAYLVDAQGVFHRDIKPANLGIAPDPAYRKPHLTLFDFSLAREPLDNITSGTPGYLDPYLGKGRRTRYDRAAELWAVSATLFEMATGVLPWWTNGANTPASPTDSPVVEPTSFDPAVGGPLAELFRKALSPDVKERFGNVEDLLRAWSGVFASLDLNDDALQKDEELASKATLETPLEQSGLSAQALSALRRLDGVVTVGDLLGVHPVKINGIRGLGETYRKEIQRRIKQWRTFLRPTESAPGLNVALGVDRVVDNLLERLPAADKPLAQGLLGLGDGSLWPTAAEIASSFQTTRERVTGMLDDAVAEWSKDKSFLTACSELSNIVANAGRVMTVPEAVAALLTLRGSTLDGAQRSAYGTALIRAIIELDARNSHPVFVLRRRAGAKVDLLALSEDDEVSEDGPAAPPADLLTELASELGSKADELVVRGVVAASTATTELRSVVGDLDGVGQWQVTDARLLRLAAAASQTAAVSGFHELYPREMPVKEALEHAMRGKPGRSISQMAVQRTLSARFPHLTEPLPAANRLTALMRELYPELVYQNGVFAPKSTALYTTGTVSTTQFAATPAAEISRKLTESLQRHAALTLTVAPKRYVLAERVLASRFGIEVLDIAELVVRATREQIEKAGGIWNGLLTYDALDRDSKQWKALEGVVQVAVKPVWEERLSSDRPLLLTNAGPLVRYGMTSFLATLLDTGTKRPAARWLLVAKAGDARAPLLEGRSVPLGPSGWLDLPSDLTQVANDMTTEFMQRSGDRS; from the coding sequence ATGAAGGCTGATTCGCCCCACTGGAAGGTGATGGGACCGCCTGCTACGCCGGAAGAGGCGGCCGCGCTCGAGGCCTTTCGCAAGGTTTTGCCGGACGATGGGCGTACCACTGCCTGGGTCAACCTGACCTTTATCGACACCAATAGCCGCACCGCGGAAATTGACGTCTTGCTGCTAACCCCGGTTGGTCTCTTCTGCGTGGAGCTCAAGGGCTGGCATGGCACCATTACCGGCAACTCACAGCGCTGGTATCAGCCCGGGAAGACGCACCCCAACCCGTTCCTGGTAACTGACAGGAAGGGGAAGCGCCTCGCGTCGCTTCTGAAGTCCTATGCGCCATCCCACGTGGAGCGGTCAGTTCCGTGGATCACGGCGCTCATTGTGCTCCATGGAGAGGGCTCCACATTCGCAGTCGATGCCTCCGGGAGAGCAGGTGTCATAAAGCTTGACGGATATAACGTGGCCTCCAGGCCTCCGCTGCAGCGGTTGAGCGAATTCCTGGCGACGCCGCCGGAGAACCCCCGGGATCTCATCGACCCCCAGCGCGCACACATGGTGCGGCAGCTCTGCGACAGGGCGGATTTCCGTCCGACCCCTAAAACCCGGATGGTGGGCGACTACGCTGTCGCTGACTCTGATCCAGTAGCAGAAGGTGTCGACTGGCAAGACGTTGTCGTTACTCACCCGAACTTGTCGAAAATAAAGCAGCGGTTGCGCCTGTACGACGTACCTCCCAAAGCGTCCGCGCTGGAGCGCAAGCGCATTGAGCAGCTCGCCCAAAGGGAGTACCAACTTACCTTCGGCATCCGCCACGAGGGCATCGCAGTACCGCATCAGTACTTGACAACCGATGATGGGCCGGCGCTCGTCTTCGAATATCAAGATAACGAGCGTCCACTCGACGCCTACCTTGTAGACGAGGGCGCCGTCCTGACGTTGGACGACCGCGTAGCGATGACCGAACAACTTGGGAACATCCTCCGGTTCGCCCATAACCGTCATCTTTTTCACCGCGCTTTGTCACCACAGCGGGTATGGGTGCGGCCATCACCGGACGGGCCCCGCCTTGAAGTACGGGACTGGTACTCTGCTCAGAAAAACAGCGAAACGGCCACTTCAACAAACTGGACCGTCATCAGCCGCGGTGTGACGGACCTGCTCGGTGTGGCAGGCGCTGTGGACCTGGTTTGGCTTGCGCCGGAAGCACGTCTTTCGGTGACTGACGTGCCTGGCACACCTCTGGACGTCTTCGGATTCGGTGCATTGGCGTTCTTGATCCTGACCGGCAAGGCCCCGGGTACGACTATCGTCGAGGTTCAAGAGATTCAGCAGCAGGCTGGGCGATTCGATCCCCGTGCGGTCACCGCCGGTCTTCCGGACACCTTGGCCGAGGTTGTGGCGGAGTTGACCAGTGTTGACGAAACTGTCCGGCCCTCGTCCTTGGAAGACGCGCTGGAACTTATCCGCATGGCATGGGACGAAGCGCGTCGGCCTGACACCCAAGCCCCGCCGGTCGAGGTCAAGGACCCGCTGGACGCCCAGACTGCCGACATGATCGAGGGACGGTTCCTCGTGGTCAATCGCCGCGGTGAGGGGTCTTCCGGCATTGCCCTTGCAGTACTGGACGATAACTCGGGCGACGACAAGGAGGTCATTCTCAAAATCGCCCGGGACGACGCGGCAGGTCGAAGGCTCGACGTCGAGGCTGCGGTACTCAAGGATCTTGAGCACCCGCGTGTCGTGCGGCTGACAGAGACGCTGTTCCTCGGCGGCCGCCGCGTCCTGCTCATGTCCGACGCCGGCAAGGAGACTTTGGCTACGCGTCTGGCTAAGGAAGGCCAGTCGACCTTGGAGCAGCTGCAGCGCTGGGGAACCGATCTTCTGGAAGCCATGGCCTACCTCGTCGACGCCCAAGGCGTCTTCCACCGGGACATCAAGCCGGCGAATCTGGGCATCGCACCGGATCCTGCATACCGCAAGCCGCACCTGACCTTGTTCGACTTTTCGCTGGCCCGTGAGCCGCTAGACAACATCACCTCGGGCACCCCCGGGTACCTCGATCCCTATCTGGGCAAAGGACGCCGCACCCGCTACGACCGGGCAGCTGAGCTGTGGGCAGTGTCAGCGACGCTGTTCGAAATGGCGACCGGGGTGCTGCCTTGGTGGACCAACGGAGCGAACACCCCTGCCAGCCCAACCGACTCCCCGGTCGTAGAGCCGACGTCGTTCGATCCGGCTGTCGGCGGGCCTCTTGCCGAGCTGTTCCGCAAGGCGCTGTCGCCGGACGTAAAGGAGCGTTTCGGCAACGTCGAAGACCTGTTGCGTGCCTGGAGCGGCGTCTTCGCAAGCCTTGACCTGAACGACGACGCCCTGCAAAAGGACGAGGAACTGGCGTCCAAGGCGACCCTGGAGACGCCGCTTGAGCAGTCCGGCCTGTCAGCCCAAGCACTCTCTGCGCTGCGCCGCCTGGACGGCGTGGTCACTGTTGGCGATCTCCTCGGCGTCCACCCCGTCAAGATCAACGGCATCCGCGGCTTGGGTGAAACCTACCGCAAGGAAATCCAGCGACGCATCAAGCAGTGGCGTACCTTCTTGCGGCCTACCGAGTCTGCACCTGGGCTCAACGTAGCCCTTGGTGTCGACAGGGTAGTCGACAACCTCCTCGAGCGGCTTCCCGCGGCGGACAAGCCGCTCGCGCAAGGCCTGCTCGGCCTCGGCGACGGCTCCCTGTGGCCCACCGCTGCCGAGATCGCCAGCAGTTTCCAGACCACTCGCGAACGCGTTACCGGTATGCTCGATGACGCTGTCGCTGAGTGGTCGAAGGACAAATCATTCCTCACGGCGTGCAGTGAGCTAAGTAATATTGTGGCAAATGCTGGACGCGTCATGACCGTGCCAGAAGCTGTCGCCGCGCTCCTGACTCTTCGTGGCTCCACCCTTGACGGTGCCCAACGCTCTGCCTACGGCACTGCGCTCATCAGGGCGATCATCGAGCTTGATGCGCGGAACAGCCACCCGGTTTTCGTGCTACGCCGCCGTGCAGGCGCCAAGGTTGACCTGTTGGCGCTGAGCGAGGACGACGAGGTCTCCGAGGACGGCCCGGCTGCCCCGCCTGCAGACTTGCTCACCGAGCTAGCCAGCGAGCTCGGCAGTAAAGCAGATGAACTGGTGGTTAGAGGCGTCGTCGCCGCCAGCACAGCGACCACTGAACTTCGCAGCGTCGTCGGTGACCTTGACGGCGTCGGCCAGTGGCAGGTAACCGACGCCCGCCTCCTGCGTTTGGCTGCGGCGGCGAGCCAGACGGCGGCTGTGTCGGGGTTCCACGAGCTGTACCCACGGGAAATGCCTGTCAAGGAGGCCTTGGAACATGCGATGCGCGGTAAGCCAGGCCGTTCGATCAGCCAAATGGCGGTGCAGCGTACGCTCAGTGCGCGGTTCCCCCATCTGACCGAACCGCTGCCGGCTGCCAATCGGCTCACCGCGCTTATGCGTGAGCTCTACCCCGAGCTTGTGTATCAGAACGGGGTATTCGCCCCCAAGAGCACGGCGTTGTACACCACCGGTACGGTATCAACGACTCAGTTTGCTGCTACACCCGCCGCCGAGATTTCGCGCAAGCTCACGGAGTCGCTTCAAAGGCATGCAGCACTCACCCTGACTGTGGCCCCCAAACGCTATGTTTTGGCCGAGCGGGTATTGGCCTCAAGGTTCGGCATCGAAGTGCTCGACATCGCCGAGCTCGTCGTTAGGGCTACGAGAGAGCAAATTGAAAAGGCCGGCGGTATCTGGAACGGCCTGCTGACCTATGACGCTTTGGACCGTGACAGCAAGCAGTGGAAGGCGCTCGAGGGGGTCGTTCAAGTGGCCGTCAAACCCGTGTGGGAAGAACGGCTCAGTTCAGACCGCCCCCTTCTGCTGACAAACGCCGGCCCGTTGGTGCGCTACGGGATGACCTCATTCCTTGCCACCCTGCTGGACACGGGCACCAAGCGGCCCGCCGCCCGCTGGTTACTGGTTGCCAAAGCTGGCGACGCCCGCGCCCCGCTCCTGGAAGGCCGTTCGGTTCCGCTCGGCCCCAGTGGCTGGCTAGACCTTCCGTCCGACCTGACCCAGGTTGCTAATGATATGACCACCGAATTTATGCAGCGTTCCGGAGACCGTTCATGA
- a CDS encoding DUF6361 family protein — MTSLISWLDASTEENSKMRELVKLFGTPETTDDLGMGQLRDAISNSLFPGTSVLHLGARYMLLVPWAYQTAHRGTRNPEDLRKRSEESERQLIGRFKELGVESFIGRDAGRNVQQLPSAAYWSALRRYGIVSPETDRSAVAQLMCAETPSPEEGENAYYIWDPSLPKPPEGFPQSEENGLTLSHDEARWLQERILITCAGTMLAHVVGSATSPEPKSRAPWVDPACRSAEGGPARWLNDAEAFSFIHNGATILYQHLLAELSGKTFSKEADTLEPTRDLLEAWEERRDSKRQLLANWDIEDYLGRAKTLNKGINSSTADFAREMLAAAVSPRKLIDNANFREAVETREKLMKKSNSRFRNERRLRAWQPPTQVASLTFRWTQVRRNVLDIHAGLVREGQANA, encoded by the coding sequence ATGACCTCCCTGATCTCCTGGCTCGACGCATCCACCGAGGAAAACTCGAAGATGCGTGAGCTCGTTAAGCTCTTCGGCACGCCCGAAACCACGGACGACCTCGGCATGGGCCAGCTCCGCGACGCGATCAGCAACAGCCTGTTCCCCGGCACGTCCGTACTGCACCTCGGCGCACGTTACATGCTCCTTGTCCCCTGGGCCTATCAAACCGCTCACCGCGGCACTAGAAACCCTGAGGACCTTCGGAAGCGGTCCGAGGAATCTGAGCGGCAGCTGATTGGCCGGTTCAAGGAACTGGGCGTGGAGAGCTTCATCGGCCGCGACGCCGGCAGAAACGTTCAGCAGCTGCCATCAGCGGCCTACTGGTCGGCACTTCGCCGATACGGGATCGTCAGCCCAGAGACAGATCGCTCCGCCGTCGCACAACTAATGTGCGCAGAGACCCCTTCCCCTGAGGAAGGCGAAAACGCCTACTACATCTGGGATCCAAGCCTGCCAAAGCCGCCGGAAGGCTTTCCGCAGTCCGAAGAGAATGGACTGACGCTGTCCCACGATGAAGCGCGGTGGCTCCAGGAGCGGATCCTTATCACTTGCGCGGGCACAATGCTGGCTCACGTCGTTGGCTCCGCGACCAGTCCCGAACCAAAGTCGCGGGCACCTTGGGTTGACCCCGCATGCCGCAGTGCGGAGGGAGGACCAGCGCGGTGGCTCAACGATGCTGAAGCATTCTCCTTCATTCACAACGGTGCCACCATCCTCTATCAGCACCTTCTCGCGGAGCTGTCAGGAAAGACTTTCTCCAAAGAGGCCGACACTCTGGAGCCAACACGGGATCTCCTGGAAGCCTGGGAAGAACGCCGCGACAGCAAGCGCCAACTCCTCGCCAACTGGGACATCGAGGATTACCTCGGCCGTGCCAAAACCCTGAACAAAGGCATTAACAGCAGCACTGCGGACTTCGCCCGGGAAATGCTCGCAGCCGCCGTAAGCCCCAGGAAGCTGATCGACAACGCAAATTTCCGCGAGGCGGTCGAAACCCGGGAGAAGCTGATGAAGAAGTCCAACTCACGCTTTCGCAACGAACGCCGGCTCCGTGCATGGCAACCGCCAACCCAAGTTGCGTCGCTGACCTTCCGCTGGACCCAAGTCCGCCGAAACGTACTGGATATCCACGCCGGGCTGGTCCGGGAAGGACAGGCAAATGCTTAA
- a CDS encoding phospholipase D family protein, producing the protein MLNPANRQALTQQLRPPAGFRLAHAVGTTFTLDMTSALSVPLSFVAGSGEEFTNPVAVLSALRKVSDRVDIFCQAGHIKAPSDASDLLALLEPMVHQVSVKSGLFHPKVWLLEFENDHERRYRFLCSSRNLTTDASWDLLVRLDGEPVQDVDDVGPDSGPLARFIAGLPSLCTVKPDADRLARVRGLASRLANVRWDLPEDIHRLAFHPMGMGEDFEQGSIVAHLRDPENFIALNNKTGNAAFLGRDKLVISPFLDDRLIGRLQDRWTENLYVYSRGDQLDLLNEKTVADTRTSFQAFDELGIPESADSGLSEISESGIQRVADDLTGLHAKAYFCDYDHFTYALLGSANATEAGFTRNVEFLLEMRGTKKRLGVQRIRESMKDVPFAVYDGTGGQARSEEDKAAFRLENALRDAAAHRFLLDAVPDDGPKNAFTVTVSHDWSPKPEFTATLRLLSLPQPSAVVEPSSGPHGHSFRAIPLADVTPYLVLTLEDPDAKLSKSTVIQGSLRTDPEGRLDEIVARQLDDPQKLRQFLLLFLTPEDALPGSGTGTGWFASSGFGDGSTAGLFEAMVGAMAGPDASSVFPDLKVVMDRLLALRGDDPEIQQLHALWTAATEALDMGELYGV; encoded by the coding sequence ATGCTTAATCCAGCAAACAGGCAGGCACTCACCCAACAACTGCGCCCGCCAGCCGGATTCCGGCTCGCCCATGCCGTGGGTACCACCTTCACTTTGGACATGACCAGCGCACTGTCGGTACCGCTGAGCTTCGTCGCCGGTTCCGGAGAAGAATTCACCAATCCGGTGGCAGTTCTCAGTGCCCTGCGTAAAGTCTCCGACCGCGTAGACATCTTTTGCCAGGCCGGCCACATCAAGGCACCTTCGGATGCCTCCGACCTGCTCGCGCTGCTGGAACCGATGGTCCACCAGGTCAGCGTCAAAAGCGGCCTGTTCCACCCCAAAGTCTGGCTCCTTGAATTCGAGAACGACCACGAGCGCCGTTACCGCTTCCTGTGCAGCAGCCGCAACCTCACCACCGACGCCAGCTGGGACCTTCTCGTCCGGCTGGACGGCGAACCCGTGCAGGACGTCGACGATGTCGGCCCGGACAGCGGGCCTCTTGCGCGCTTCATCGCCGGGCTCCCCAGCCTCTGCACGGTAAAGCCCGACGCCGACCGACTGGCCAGGGTGCGCGGCCTCGCCTCCCGCCTCGCGAACGTCCGCTGGGACCTGCCCGAGGACATCCACCGTCTGGCGTTCCACCCGATGGGCATGGGAGAAGACTTCGAACAGGGCTCGATCGTGGCCCACCTCCGAGACCCAGAGAACTTCATTGCGCTGAACAACAAAACAGGGAACGCAGCCTTCCTGGGACGCGACAAGCTGGTCATCTCGCCATTTTTGGACGACCGGCTGATCGGCCGGCTGCAGGACCGCTGGACAGAGAACCTCTACGTCTACTCGCGAGGCGACCAGCTGGACCTGCTCAACGAGAAGACCGTGGCCGATACCCGTACGTCCTTCCAGGCTTTCGACGAGCTCGGCATCCCCGAGTCGGCGGACTCAGGTTTGAGCGAGATAAGCGAATCAGGAATCCAGCGCGTGGCAGATGACCTGACCGGCCTGCATGCCAAGGCCTACTTCTGCGACTACGACCACTTCACCTACGCCCTTCTGGGATCCGCCAACGCCACCGAGGCAGGGTTCACGCGGAACGTGGAGTTCCTGTTGGAAATGCGCGGAACCAAGAAGCGTCTCGGGGTACAGCGGATCAGGGAAAGCATGAAGGACGTTCCCTTCGCGGTTTATGACGGTACGGGCGGCCAAGCCCGCTCGGAGGAAGACAAGGCAGCCTTCCGACTCGAGAATGCCCTGCGGGATGCCGCAGCGCACCGGTTCCTCCTAGACGCCGTTCCCGATGACGGACCAAAGAACGCCTTCACGGTGACCGTCTCGCATGACTGGTCGCCGAAGCCCGAGTTCACCGCGACGCTGAGGCTCCTCTCGCTCCCCCAGCCGAGCGCCGTCGTCGAGCCTTCCTCTGGCCCGCATGGCCATTCCTTCCGAGCAATACCGCTCGCAGACGTGACCCCTTACCTGGTGCTCACGCTCGAGGACCCGGACGCCAAATTGTCCAAGAGCACGGTGATTCAGGGCAGCCTGCGGACGGACCCCGAGGGGCGGCTGGATGAGATCGTCGCCCGCCAACTCGATGATCCGCAGAAGCTGCGTCAGTTCCTGCTGCTGTTCCTCACGCCCGAAGATGCGCTGCCCGGCTCCGGAACCGGCACTGGGTGGTTCGCGAGTTCCGGTTTTGGAGACGGATCCACCGCCGGACTCTTCGAGGCGATGGTGGGTGCTATGGCTGGCCCCGACGCGTCGTCCGTGTTTCCAGACTTGAAGGTGGTCATGGACCGGCTGCTCGCCCTTCGCGGCGATGATCCGGAGATTCAACAGCTGCACGCACTGTGGACGGCAGCCACGGAGGCACTAGACATGGGGGAACTTTATGGGGTTTGA
- a CDS encoding helicase C-terminal domain-containing protein — protein MGFDATPALEGLRGFQRRTVEHVFKRLYLDDQPADRFLVADETGLGKSMVARGVIAKAIERLDQRDSGVDRIDVVYVCSNADLAKQNLSRLNVTGQKDIIESGRLTLLPTELAKLNAPAAPGTRKRVNFISLTPGTSFNVGGATGQARERAVLFRILAQLGVICEEQHSDAVELLRAGSSTERFARRVQYMHEQFPGGFSVPVRNRFRTIAHQSGNLPAFRKALRDASRDGANAVRPRMSAIIGGLRGDLAQAGLDCLEPDLIILDEFQRFRDLLYSPGTTSEEDAATELARQFLNYKGAKLILLSATPYKAHTAANDADGDDHAADFRQLLRFLSSERSGYMESLEAGLDDRRTQLLKQVPDDALTERIEDRLKMFMARTERPQLGKDDMLSVIEMAPTDVRAADLTSYKSLSALFRATRTGNPMEYWKSVPMFAHFLTDYKVGRMLDGRIQCDREAVDPLLPALTTIDADAYRRYGAVETDNAKFRAVRDHTVGQGWWKLLWMPPSLPYVEPSGAFAEVGAAVTKQLVFSAWNAAPTAITTMLSYDAERQILEGSPLHGENTADARQRFRGRLRFRVREGEPQAMSTLALFIPHAALALVGDPLQSASMSGSAVPADVVRDAAATAGNTILGGTSVDHASRLGAWASYFGVPGALPAEWKNDAKLATRELRQLDEFTQQQGKASEGGEVDQEGGSEAGLYLAHIERMLEATGGEHTGWEDGIEDLAVNSPANCLYRALRRVVPDDFDGAELWKGAVFAATGLRTLFNRLDATELLDKLYPEGDYWQKVLRYCEAGNLQAVLDEYVFQLRSQQAPGQITNEQLWVLADDVRRSLSLKPAQMLAKYPDGSHEDLRMGVRFAVKYSNAKTDDGDSNRMPDVRRAFNSPFWPFVLASTSVGQEGIDFHWWAHSVIHWNVPGNPVDFEQREGRVHRYLGHAVRKNVADAHGAAVLKPGVTDPWEALFSVAASEIAARLEDSGSEFAPHWIHPGAHKIERRLLDHPLSRDVPRTKHMLAGLAKYRLTLGQARQDDLLGLIKDGAEIKPLNLRP, from the coding sequence ATGGGGTTTGACGCAACGCCTGCTCTGGAGGGCCTCCGCGGGTTCCAGCGCCGGACCGTGGAACACGTCTTCAAACGCCTGTACCTGGACGATCAGCCGGCGGACCGCTTCCTTGTGGCCGACGAGACAGGCCTCGGTAAGAGCATGGTGGCCCGGGGCGTCATAGCGAAGGCAATTGAGCGACTCGACCAGAGGGACTCCGGCGTGGACCGCATCGACGTCGTCTACGTCTGTTCCAATGCTGACCTGGCAAAGCAGAACCTGAGCCGTCTAAACGTCACAGGCCAGAAGGACATCATCGAGTCTGGAAGGCTTACACTGCTGCCCACCGAGTTGGCCAAGCTCAACGCCCCGGCGGCGCCCGGGACCCGCAAGCGCGTCAACTTCATTTCGCTGACACCGGGTACGTCGTTCAATGTGGGAGGCGCGACAGGGCAGGCGCGGGAGCGGGCCGTGCTCTTCCGCATCCTGGCGCAGCTCGGCGTCATTTGCGAGGAGCAGCATTCCGACGCCGTTGAGCTTCTTCGCGCCGGCTCCTCGACCGAGCGATTCGCTCGCCGCGTGCAATACATGCACGAGCAATTCCCTGGTGGTTTTTCCGTCCCGGTACGGAACCGTTTCCGGACGATCGCCCACCAAAGCGGCAATCTGCCCGCGTTCCGCAAAGCCCTCCGTGATGCTTCGCGCGACGGAGCTAATGCTGTTCGGCCCCGCATGAGCGCCATTATCGGTGGCCTACGGGGAGACCTCGCCCAGGCAGGCCTGGATTGCCTGGAACCGGACCTGATCATTCTCGACGAGTTCCAGCGCTTCCGCGATCTGCTCTACTCCCCCGGCACCACGTCCGAGGAGGATGCCGCCACAGAGCTCGCCCGGCAGTTCCTCAATTACAAGGGGGCCAAGCTCATCCTGCTTTCGGCGACGCCGTACAAGGCGCACACGGCTGCGAATGACGCTGACGGCGACGATCACGCCGCGGACTTCCGGCAGCTGCTGCGGTTCCTGAGCAGCGAGCGTTCCGGGTATATGGAAAGCCTCGAGGCAGGTCTGGACGACCGGCGGACGCAGCTGCTCAAGCAGGTACCGGACGATGCGCTTACCGAGCGGATTGAAGACCGGCTGAAGATGTTTATGGCCCGGACGGAGCGCCCACAGCTGGGCAAGGACGACATGCTGTCCGTGATTGAGATGGCGCCTACCGATGTCCGGGCTGCCGACCTTACGAGCTACAAATCTCTCTCCGCATTGTTCCGGGCCACCCGCACTGGCAATCCCATGGAGTATTGGAAGTCCGTGCCGATGTTCGCCCACTTCCTGACGGACTACAAGGTGGGCAGGATGCTGGACGGGCGGATCCAATGCGACCGCGAAGCCGTTGACCCGCTGCTGCCGGCGCTGACGACGATCGATGCAGATGCGTACCGCCGCTATGGCGCCGTGGAAACTGACAACGCGAAGTTCAGGGCCGTGCGGGACCACACCGTTGGGCAAGGCTGGTGGAAGCTGCTGTGGATGCCGCCGTCACTCCCGTACGTTGAGCCTTCCGGGGCTTTCGCCGAAGTTGGAGCGGCCGTTACCAAGCAGCTGGTCTTCTCCGCGTGGAACGCCGCTCCGACGGCGATCACCACGATGCTCTCCTACGACGCTGAACGGCAAATTCTTGAGGGGTCTCCGCTGCACGGTGAAAACACCGCTGATGCCCGCCAGCGTTTCCGTGGTCGATTGCGGTTCCGTGTCCGCGAAGGTGAACCACAGGCTATGTCCACCTTGGCGTTGTTCATTCCCCATGCTGCCCTTGCCTTGGTTGGTGATCCGTTGCAAAGCGCGTCCATGAGTGGCTCTGCGGTGCCCGCCGACGTTGTCCGGGATGCTGCCGCGACTGCCGGCAACACCATCCTGGGCGGCACGTCCGTCGACCATGCGAGCCGCCTCGGCGCATGGGCTTCCTATTTCGGAGTTCCGGGCGCTCTGCCGGCAGAGTGGAAGAACGATGCCAAGCTGGCGACGCGAGAGCTGCGGCAGCTGGACGAGTTCACCCAGCAGCAAGGCAAGGCCAGCGAGGGCGGGGAAGTCGACCAGGAAGGCGGTTCCGAGGCCGGGCTATACCTTGCCCACATTGAGCGCATGTTGGAGGCAACCGGCGGCGAGCACACCGGTTGGGAAGACGGAATCGAAGACTTGGCCGTCAACTCCCCGGCCAACTGCCTCTACCGCGCCTTGCGGCGTGTGGTTCCCGATGACTTCGACGGTGCTGAGCTCTGGAAGGGCGCAGTGTTCGCGGCAACCGGCCTGCGTACGCTGTTCAACCGGCTCGACGCCACGGAGCTGCTGGACAAGCTGTATCCCGAAGGCGATTACTGGCAGAAGGTCCTGCGCTACTGCGAAGCTGGAAACCTCCAGGCGGTGCTGGACGAGTACGTCTTCCAGCTCCGCAGCCAGCAGGCTCCTGGGCAGATCACCAACGAGCAGCTGTGGGTCCTGGCCGATGACGTCCGTCGCTCGCTGTCCCTCAAGCCGGCACAGATGCTCGCCAAGTATCCCGACGGATCCCACGAGGACCTCCGGATGGGTGTGCGCTTCGCCGTGAAGTACAGCAACGCCAAGACTGACGACGGCGACAGCAACCGTATGCCCGATGTCCGGAGAGCCTTCAACAGTCCGTTCTGGCCGTTCGTGTTGGCCTCCACGTCTGTGGGCCAAGAGGGCATCGACTTCCACTGGTGGGCGCACTCGGTGATCCACTGGAATGTCCCGGGCAATCCTGTCGACTTCGAGCAGCGGGAGGGGCGGGTGCACCGGTATCTGGGACATGCGGTACGTAAGAACGTGGCAGATGCCCACGGCGCCGCGGTGCTAAAGCCTGGGGTGACGGATCCGTGGGAAGCACTGTTCTCGGTTGCCGCCTCTGAGATCGCTGCGCGGCTGGAAGATTCCGGCTCTGAATTCGCCCCGCACTGGATTCACCCCGGAGCACACAAGATCGAGCGACGACTGCTGGATCATCCACTGAGCCGTGATGTGCCGCGAACCAAGCACATGTTGGCCGGGCTGGCGAAGTACCGGCTGACCCTGGGGCAGGCCCGGCAGGACGATCTGCTGGGGCTGATCAAGGATGGAGCGGAGATCAAGCCCTTGAACTTGCGGCCGTAG